Proteins co-encoded in one Dreissena polymorpha isolate Duluth1 chromosome 12, UMN_Dpol_1.0, whole genome shotgun sequence genomic window:
- the LOC127852732 gene encoding opsin-VA-like, with protein MSEASCVYEAFVNYYCGTSSMFYHVCITFRRYLGIVALPLNNAPIEKWRVALAFAGCQLLSLVLAISPLLGFGSYGLEAHGTSCGLAWNDRSSTGKAYLIGIGTVCYVLPVTITSIVYVLIIKTIRVQQSTVRVMLASSEQAKKRKQEEVHLVITSLGLVVAFVVSWTPYGIVSFYTVFGNPDTINPIISRTSAWFAKTVVVWNPIIYALLSKSFRQKAKQLVRCSDAS; from the exons ATGTCAGAGGCCTCTTGCGTCTACGAAGCGTTCGTCAACTATTACTGCGGCACATCGTCCATGTTCTACCACGTATGTATCACCTTTAGACGTTACCTGGGTATAGTGGCTTTGCCACTCAATAACGCCCCTATCGAGAAATGGCGCGTCGCTCTAGCTTTTGCGGGCTGCCAACTCCTCTCGCTGGTTCTCGCAATATCGCCGCTGCTCGGATTCGGGTCTTATGGGCTCGAGGCGCACGGAACAAGCTGCGGGCTCGCCTGGAACGACAGAAGCAGCACTGGCAAGGCTTATCTGATCGGGATAGGAACAGTGTGCTACGTCCTACCTGTGACTATCACAAGCATCGTCTACGTGCTGATCATCAAAACGATAAGG GTACAGCAGTCGACAGTTCGAGTAATGCTCGCTTCGAGTGAACAGGCgaagaaaagaaaacaagaagAGGTGCATCTTGTTATAACTTCATTGGGCTTAGTCG TGGCATTCGTTGTGTCTTGGACGCCTTACGGAATCGTGTCATTCTACACGGTATTCGGAAACCCGGACACCATTAATCCGATCATATCCCGCACGTCCGCATGGTTCGCTAAGACGGTGGTTGTCTGGAATCCGATAATATATGCCCTACTGAGCAAAAGCTTCCGCCAAAAAGCGAAGCAGTTGGTGCGCTGTAGCGACGCTTCGTAA